In the Puntigrus tetrazona isolate hp1 chromosome 9, ASM1883169v1, whole genome shotgun sequence genome, one interval contains:
- the usp9 gene encoding probable ubiquitin carboxyl-terminal hydrolase FAF-X isoform X7, which translates to MTATTRGSPVGGNDGQGQAPDGQSQPPLPQNQTSSPNSSNENSPVSPPDDQGQGDSPAPLEEEEPAFPHTELAKLDDMINRPRWVVPVLPKGELEVLLEAAIDLCKKGLDVKCEACQRFFRDGLTISFTKILTDEAVSGWKFEIHRCIINNAHRLVELCVTKLSQDWFPLLELLAMATNPHCKFHIYNGTRPSETVPAGVQLAEDELFARPPDPRSPKGWLVDLINKFGTLNGFQILHDRFMSSQALNVQIIAALIKPFGQCYEFLTLQTVKKYFLPIIEMVPQFLENLTDEELKKEAKNEAKNDALSMIIKSLKNLASRVPGQEETVKNLEIFRLKMILRLLQISSFNGKMNALNEVNKVISSVSYYTHRHGNPEEEEWLTAERMAEWIQQNNILSIVLRDSLHQPQYVEKLEKILRFVIKEKALTLQDLDNIWAAQAGKHEAIVKNVHDLLAKLAWDFSPEQLDHLFDCFKESWTNASKKQREKLLELIRRLAEDDKDGVMAHKVLNLLWNLAHSDDVPVDIMDQALSAHIKILDYSCSQDRDTQKMQWIDRFIEELRTNDKWVIPALKQIREICSLFGEAPQNLSQTQRSPHVFYRHDLINQLQHNHALVTLVAENLSAYMENMRQFSKEHTDFDPQTVRPGSRYSHVQEVQERLNFLRFLLKDGQLWLCAPQAKQIWKCLAENAVFLCDREACFKWYSKLMGDEPDLDPDINKDFFENNVLQLDPSLLTENGMKCFERFFKAVNCREGKLVAKRRAYMMDDLELIGLDYLWRVVIQGSDDIASRAIDLLKEIYTNLGPKLQANQVEIHEDFIQSCFDRLKASYDTLCVLDGDKDSINCARQEAIRMVRVLTVLREYITECDSDYHEERTILPMSRAFRGKHITLVVRFPNQGRQVDDLDIWSHTNDTIGSVRRCILNRIKANSTHTKIELFIGGEIIDPADDRKLIGQLNLKDKTLITAKLTQVSANMPSSPDSSSDSSTGSPGNHGNHYSDGPNPEVESCLPGVIMSLHLRYISFLWQVADLGCNLNMPLLRDGARVLMKLMPPDNTTVENLRAICLDHAKLGENSLSPTLDSRFFGPSPSQVLYLIEVVYALLMPASGTLGEDASDFQYNFLKSGGLPLVLSMLTRNNFLPNADMETRRGAYLNALKIAKLLLTAVGFGHVKAVAEACQPVVEGTIPVSPINQTTHDQALVLQNALQNIPNPSAECMLRNVAIRLAQQISDENFFQASKYIPDICVIRAVQKIVWASGCGSVQHVFSSNEEISKIYEKTNAGNEPDAEDEQVCCEALEVMTLCFALMPTALDALSKEKAWQTFIIDLLLHCQSKSVRQMAQEQFFLMATRCCMGHRPLLFFITLLFTVLGSTAKERAKHAADYFTLLRHLLNYAYNSNINLPNAEVLLNNEIDWLKRIRDEVKRTGEPGVEETILEGHIGVTKELLAFQTPEKKFHIGCEKGGASLIKELMDDFLFPASNVYLQYMKSGEFPTEQAIPVCSTPATINAGFELLVALAVGCVRNLKQIVDTLTDMYYLGCEPLTEWEYLPPVGPRPTKGFVGLKNAGATCYMNSVIQQLYMIPPIRNGILAIEGTGSDVDDDMSGDEKQDNESNVDPRDEVFGYQHQFEDKPSLSKSEDRKEYNIGVLRQLQVIFGHLAASRLQYYVPRGFWKQFRLWGEPVNLREQHDALEFFNSLVDSLDEALKALGHPAMLSKVLGGSFADQKICQGCPHRYECEESFTTLNVDIRNHQNLLDSMEQYVKGDLLEGANAYHCEKCNKKVDTVKRLLIKKLPPVLAIQLKRFDYDWERECAIKFNDYFEFPRELDMEPYTVAGVAKLEGSDVHPENQQQVVQQNEPSEPEPPSSSRYRLVGVLVHSGQASGGHYYSYIIQRNGSGGEGERNRWYKFDDGDVTECKMDDDEEMKNQCFGGEYMGEVFDHMMKRMSYRRQKRWWNAYILFYERIDTLDKDSELVKYITELTVTSKPHQVKMPSVIERSVRKQNVQFMHNRMQYSLEYFQFIRKLLTCNSVYLNSPPGQDHLLPEAEEMAMISIQLAARFLFSTGFHTKKIVRGPASDWYDALCILLRHSKNVRYWFAHNVLFAYPNRFSEYLLECPSAEVRGAFSKLIVFIAHFSLQDGPCPSPIASPGPSSQSCDNLSLSEHLFRAVLNLLRREVSEHGRHLQQYFNLFVMYANLGLAEKTQLLKLGVPATFMLVALDEGPGPPIKYQYAELGKLYTVVSQLVRCCDVTSRMQSSINGNPPLPNPYGDPNITAPIMPLQQLVVDILFVRTSYVKKIIEDCSNSEDTIKLLRFCCWENPQFSSTVLSELLWQVAYSYTYELRPYLDLLLQILFIEDSWQTHRIHNVLKGIPDDRDGLFDTIQRSKNHYQKRAYQCIKCMVALFSNCSVAYQILQSNGDLKRKWTWAVEWLGDELERRPYTGNTQYTYNNWSPPVQSNETSNGYFLERSHSARMTLAKACELCPEEEPDEQEALDEQDTSPPEDTALYPHSPGTKFQQQNNLPHTQPYTGPAAQHVNNPQRPGPRAQENWEPPEEVPPSQTKD; encoded by the exons ATGACGGCCACGACCCGTGGCTCCCCTGTGGGAGGGAATGACGGTCAGGGCCAGGCTCCGGATGGCCAGTCCCAGCCACCCCTGCCCCAGAACCAG ACGTCCTCTCCCAACTCATCCAATGAAAACTCCCCAGTGAGCCCACCAGATGACCAGGGTCAGGGGGACAGTCCCGCTCCtttggaggaggaggagccagcTTTCCCCCACACTGAACTGGCCAAGCTGGATGACATGATCAACAG ACCTCGCTGGGTCGTTCCAGTTTTGCCAAAGGGTGAATTAGAAGTTCTTCTTGAAGCTGCTATAGATCTTTGTAAAAAAG GACTTGATGTCAAGTGTGAAGCATGCCAGAGGTTTTTCAGAGATGGCTTGACAATATCCTTTACGAAAATACTGACAGATGAGGCTGTTAGTGGATGGAAATTTGAGATCCAT CGGTGCATCATTAATAACGCCCACCGACTGGTGGAGCTGTGTGTGACCAAGCTCTCTCAGGACTGGTTCCCTCTACTAGAACTCTTGGCAATGGCCACCAACCCCCACTGTAAGTTCCACATCTACAATGGTACTCGGCCCTCTGAGACGGTGCCTGCTGGGGTTCAGCTAGCTGAGGATGAGCTTTTTGCCCGTCCACCTGACCCTCGCTCTCCTAAG GGCTGGTTGGTGGacttaataaacaaatttgGCACGTTAAACGGGTTTCAAATTCTGCACGATCGATTCATGAGCAGCCAAGCTCTGAATGTTCAGATCATCGCTGCACTCATTAA GCCTTTTGGACAGTGCTATGAGTTTCTCACTTTGCAAACGGTGAAGAAGTACTTTCTTCCTATCATAGAAATGGTTCCTCAGTTTCTAGAAAACCTCACTGATGAGGAATTGAAAAAGGAAGCAAAGAACGAAGCCAAAAACGATGCCCTGTCTATGATAATCAAATCTTTGAAGAACCTGGCTTCTCGAGTACCAGGACAAGAGGAAACAGTGAAGAATTTAGAGATATTTAGGTTAAAAATGATTCTTAG ATTATTGCAGATTTCTTcttttaatggcaaaatgaatgcACTAAATGAAGTAAACAAGGTGATTTCAAGTGTTTCCTACTACACGCATCGTCATGGCAATCCTGAGGAGGAAGAGTGGCTGACGGCAGAACGCATGGCA GAATGGATTcagcaaaacaatattttgtctATTGTGCTGCGAGACAGCCTTCATCAGCCACAGTATGTGGAGAAACTGGAGAAGATCCTGCGATTTGTCATCAAAGAAAAGGCCTTAACGCTTCAGGACCTGGACAACATCTGGGCAGCTCAG GCTGGGAAACATGAGGCTATTGTCAAGAATGTTCACGATCTCCTTGCGAAGCTGGCGTGGGATTTCTCACCCGAACAGCTGGACCATCTCTTTGACTGCTTCAAG GAGAGCTGGACTAATGCAAGTAAAAAGCAGAGGGAAAAGTTACTGGAATTGATTCGTCGACTGGCAGAGGATGACAAGGATGGTGTGATGGCTCACAAAGTGCTCAATCTGCTGTGGAATTTGGCCCATAGTGATGATGTTCCTGTGGATATCATGGACCAGGCCCTTAGTGCTCATATCAAAATTTTGGACTATAGCTGCTCTCAG GACAGGGACACACAAAAGATGCAGTGGATAGACCGATTCATAGAAGAATTAAGAACTAATGACAAATGGGTGATTCCTGCACTGAAGCAAATACGGGAGATCTGTAGCCTCTTTGGAGAAGCCCCCCAGAATTTAAG TCAAACGCAGCGCAGCCCACATGTCTTCTATCGACATGACCTAATCAACCAACTGCAGCACAACCATGCACTGGTCACTCTTGTAGCAGAGAACCTGTCTGCATATATGGAGAATATGAGGCAGTTCTCAAAAG AGCACACAGACTTTGATCCCCAGACGGTAAGGCCAGGAAGTCGGTATAGTCATGTTCAGGAGGTCCAGGAGCGGCTTAATTTCTTGAG GTTCTTACTGAAAGATGGGCAACTCTGGCTGTGCGCACCTCAGGCTAAGCAGATCTGGAAGTGCCTGGCGGAGAACGCAGTGTTCTTGTGTGATCGGGAGGCCTGCTTCAAATGGTACTCCAAACTCATGGGGGACGAACCCGACCTTGACCCTGACATTAACAAGGACTTTTTTGAGAACAATGTACTGCAGCTTGACCCCTCACTGCTGACAGAGAATGGGATGAAATGCTTTGAACGATTCTTCAAGGCTGTCAACTGCAGGGAGGGCAAACTGGTGGCAAAACGCCGGGCATATATGATGGACGACTTGGAGCTGATAGGGCTGGATTACCTGTGGAGG GTTGTGATTCAAGGAAGTGATGATATTGCTAGCCGAGCAATTGACTTGCTTAAAGAGATTTATACAAACCTTGGACCAAAATTACAAGCCAATCAG GTAGAGATACATGaggattttattcagtcttGCTTTGACCGGCTCAAAGCCTCCTATGACACTCTGTGTGTGCTGGACGGAGATAAAGACAGCATTAACTGTGCCAGACAGGAGGCCATCCGCATGGTGAGGGTACTGACTGTGCTCAGGGAGTATATAACAGAGTGTGACAGTGACTACCATGAGGAGAGGACCATCCTGCCCATGTCCAG ggCTTTCAGAGGAAAGCATATCACGCTAGTTGTGCGTTTCCCAAACCAAGGCCGACAGGTTGATGATCTGGATATTTGGTCGCATACCAATGACACAATTGGTTCGGTGCGACGCTGCATTCTGAATCGAATAAAGGCCAACAGCACACACACCAAGATTGAGCTGTTTATTGGGGGAGAGATCATAGACCCAGCAGATGACAGAAAGCTAATCGGGCAGCTAAACCTCAAAGATAAAACT CTCATCACAGCCAAGCTCACCCAGGTCAGCGCCAATATGCCTTCCAGTCCAGACAGCTCCTCAGACTCCTCCACTGGCTCCCCTGGGAACCATGGTAATCACTACAGTGATGGGCCAAACCCTGAAGTGGAGAGCTGTCTTCCTGGCGTG ATCATGTCCCTGCACCTGCGCTACATCTCTTTCCTCTGGCAAGTTGCAGACTTGGGCTGTAATCTCAACATGCCTCTCCTGCGGGATGGTGCTCGTGTTCTAATGAAGCTCATGCCTCCAG ATAACACCACAGTGGAAAACCTGCGAGCCATCTGTCTGGATCACGCCAAACTCGGCGAAAACAGCCTTAGCCCCACATTGGATTCACGTTTCTTTGGACCATCACCATCTCAAGTGCTTTACTTGATAGAG GTGGTGTACGCCTTGCTTATGCCCGCCAGTGGGACATTGGGTGAGGATGCGAGTGACTTCCAGTACAACTTCTTGAAGAGTGGTGGCCTGCCCCTGGTTTTGAGCATGCTCACCAGAAATAACTTCCTGCCAAATGCTGACATGGAGACCCGGCGGGGAGCTTATCTCAACGCACTAAAAATAGCCAAACTGCTGCTCACAGCTGTAGGCTTTGGCCATGTGAAGGCTGTGGCGGAGGCCTGCCAGCCTGTGGTGGAGGGGACTATCCCTGTGTCTCCT ATCAACCAGACCACACATGACCAGGCTCTAGTGCTACAGAACGCCTTGCAGAATATCCCCAACCCCTCCGCTGAGTGTATGCTGCGGAACGTGGCCATCCGCCTCGCCCAACAGATCTCAGATGAG AACTTCTTCCAGGCCTCCAAGTACATCCCAGATATCTGTGTCATTCGAGCGGTTCAGAAGATAGTCTGGGCTTCTGGCTGTGGCTCTGTTCAGCATGTCTTCAGCTCTAATGAGGAGATTAGCAAGATCTACGAGAAG ACTAATGCTGGCAATGAGCCAGATGCAGAAGATGAGCAGGTGTGCTGTGAAGCTCTGGAGGTCATGACCCTGTGTTTCGCCCTTATGCCCACTGCACTAGATGCACTTAGCAAAGAAAAGGCCTGGCAGACCTTCATTATAGATCTGCTGCTGCACTGCCAGAGCAA GTCTGTTCGGCAAATGGCCCAAGAACAGTTCTTCCTCATGGCCACCCGGTGTTGTATGGGCCATAGGcctctcctcttcttcatcacCCTTCTCTTTACAGTTTTAGGT AGCACTGCAAAAGAGCGGGCAAAGCACGCTGCTGATTACTTCACTCTTCTAAGGCACTTACTCAACTATGCATATAACAGCAACATTAATCTTCCTAATGCAGAAGTTCTCTTAAACAATGAGATCGACTGGTTAAAGCGCATCCGG GATGAAGTGAAGAGGACTGGAGAGCCTGGGGTTGAGGAGACCATATTGGAAGGTCATATTGGTGTCACAAAAGAGCTACTAGCTTTCCAGACCCCAGAGAAAAAATTCCACATTGGCTGTGAAAAAGGAGGTGCTAGTCTTATCAAG GAGTTAATGGATGACTTCCTGTTTCCAGCATCTAATGTGTACTTGCAATACATGAAGAGTGGAGAATTCCCCACTGAGCAGGCCATACCTGTGTGTAGCACCCCAGCCACGATCAATGCCGGCTTTGAACTGCTGGTTGCACTTGCTGTCGGATGTGTGCGAAATCTCAAGCAGATTGTGGACACACTAACTGACATGTACTATTTAG gtTGTGAACCACTTACAGAATGGGAATATTTGCCGCCAGTTGGCCCAAGGCCTACTAAGGGGTTTGTGGGTCTGAAAAATGCAGGTGCGACTTGCTACATGAACTCAGTGATCCAGCAGCTTTACATGATTCCTCCCATTAGGAATGGCATCCTGGCCATTGAAGGCACAGGCAGCGATGTGGATGATGATATGTCTGGAGATGAGAAGCAAGATAATGAG AGTAATGTGGATCCCCGGGATGAGGTGTTTGGCTATCAGCACCAGTTTGAAGACAAACCCTCTCTCAGTAAGTCGGAAGACAGGAAGGAATACAACATTGGGGTTCTTCGGCAGTTGCAGGTCATTTTTGGACACTTGGCTGCCTCCAGGTTGCAATACTATGTGCCTAGGGGATTCTGGAAGCAATTTCG GTTGTGGGGTGAACCGGTCAATCTGAGAGAGCAGCATGATGCCCTGGAGTTCTTTAACTCGCTGGTAGACAGTTTAGACGAAGCTTTGAAAGCATTGGGTCACCCTGCCATGCTGAGCAAAGTACTCGGTGGCTCTTTTGCAGACCAGAAAATATGCCAGGGTTGTCCTCACAG ATATGAATGTGAGGAATCGTTTACGACGCTGAATGTAGATATCAGAAACCATCAAAATCTCCTTGATTCCATGGAGCAGTATGTGAAAGGAGACTTGCTCGAGGGTGCAAATGCCTACCACTgtgaaaaatgcaacaaaaag GTGGACACAGTGAAGCGTTTACTCATTAAGAAGCTTCCTCCGGTGCTGGCCATCCAGCTGAAACGCTTCGATTATGACTGGGAACGAGAGTGTGCCATCAAGTTCAATGATTACTTTGAGTTCCCACGGGAGTTAGACATGGAACCCTATACAGTGGCTGGAGTAGCCAAGCTGGAGGGGTCTGATGTACACCCAGAGAACCAG CAGCAGGTGGTCCAGCAGAATGAGCCGTCAGAGCCAGAACCCCCCAGCAGCTCTCGTTATCGTTTGGTGGGAGTGCTGGTCCACTCAGGCCAGGCTAGTGGAGGTCATTATTACTCCTACATCATTCAGAGGAACGGCAGTGGTGGTGAGGGAGAAAGGAACCGTTGGTATAAATTTGATGATGGAGACGTCACTGAGTGCAAGATGGACGATGACGAGGAGATGAAGAACCAGTGCTTTGGTGGAGAGTACATGGGTGAGGTCTTCGACCATATGATGAAACGCATGTCCTACAGGCGACAGAAGCGCTGGTGGAATGCCTACATCCTCTTTTATGAGCGTATAGACACGTTAGATAAGGACAGCGAGCTGGTTAAATACATCACTGAGCTCACAGTGACTAGCAAACCTCACCAGGTGAAGATGCCCTCTGTAATTGAACGCAGCGTGCGCaaacaaaatgtgcagtttATGCACAACCGTATGCAGTACAGCTTGGAGTACTTCCAGTTCATCAGGAAACTGCTGACCTGTAACAGTGTCTACTTGAACTCACCTCCAG GTCAAGACCATCTTTTGCCAGAAGCAGAAGAAATGGCTATGATTAGTATACAGCTTGCTGCTAGATTTCTCTTCAGTACTGGATTCCACACCAAGAAAATTGTCCGCGGCCCTGCTAGTGATTG GTATGATGCTCTGTGCATCTTGCTACGGCACAGTAAAAATGTGCGTTACTGGTTTGCACACAATGTCCTCTTTGCATATCCAAACCGCTTCTCCGAGTACCTGCTTGAGTGTCCCAGTGCAGAGGTTCGAGGGGCCTTCTCCAAACTCATTGTATTCATTGCACATTTCTCCCTGCAAGATGGACCTTGCCCTTCACCCATTGCGTCACCTGGACCTTCAAGTCAG AGCTGTGATAATTTGAGTTTAAGTGAGCACTTGTTCCGTGCTGTACTTAACCTGCTGAGAAGGGAAGTATCTGAGCACGGCCGTCACTTGCAGCAGTACTTCAACCTCTTCGTCATGTATGCCAACCTTG gcTTGGCAGAGAAGACACAGCTATTGAAGCTTGGGGTACCAGCTACCTTCATGCTTGTGGCTCTAGATGAGGGCCCTGGCCCTCCCATTAAGTACCAGTATGCTGAGCTTGGAAAGCTCTATACTGTCGTCTCACAGCTGGTTCGCTGCTGTGATGTGACCTCACGTATGCAGTCCTCGATCAATG GTAACCCTCCCCTGCCGAATCCATATGGTGACCCCAACATCACCGCTCCCATCATGCCTCTGCAGCAGCTGGTGGTGGACATCCTGTTTGTGCGCACCAGTTATGTAAAGAAGATTATCGAGGACTGCAGTAACTCTGAGGACACTATCAAACTGCTGAGATTCTGCTGTTGGGAAAACCCTCAGTTTTCCTCAACTGTGCTGAGTGAACTACTGTGGCAG GTGGCATATTCATACACGTATGAGTTAAGGCCTTACCTGGACCTGCTCCTTCAAATCTTGTTTATTGAGGATTCATGGCAGACTCACAG GATCCACAATGTGCTGAAGGGAATCCCTGATGACCGTGATGGACTTTTTGACACCATTCAGCGCTCCAAAAATCACTACCAAAAGAGAGCTTATCAGTGTATCAAGTGCATGGTGGCTCTTTTCAGCAACTGTTCAGTGGCCTACCAAATTCTTCAG AGTAATGGAGATTTAAAAAGGAAGTGGACCTGGGCAGTGGAATGGCTTGGTGATGAGCTGGAAAGGAGGCCGTACACTGGCAATACCCAGTACACGTATAACAACTGGTCCCCTCCTGTCCAGAGCAATGAGACTTCTAATGGATACTTCCTGGAGCGGTCCCATAGTGCCCGAATGACTTTAGCCAAGGCCTGTGAGTTGTGTCCAGAAGAG